In the Gaiellales bacterium genome, one interval contains:
- a CDS encoding zinc-dependent alcohol dehydrogenase — protein sequence MKAVTWHGRRDVRVDNVDDPAILEPTDAIVRITSSGICGSDLHLYEVLGMFMDEGDILGHEPMGIVEEVGSQVEHIAPGDRVVVPFNISCGHCYMCDQQLFSQCESTQVHEHHKGAALFGYTRLYGSVPGGQAEYLRVPQAHFGPIKVPEGPPDTRFVLLSDVLPTAWQAVEYAAIPDGGSVTVFGLGPIGQMCCRIAKRRGAARVIGVDLVAERLAMAERHGIETLDVNVVGDIPAAVQERTGGRGTDSVIDAVGMEAHGAPFGKLAQRMAGMLPDSVAAAMISKAGLDRLSVLHTAIETVRRGGTVSLSGVYGGQADPMPMMTLFDKQVQLRMGQANVRRWVDDIMPLLTADDDPLGLDDLVTHQMPLEDAPLAYELFQKKRDGAVKILLTP from the coding sequence ATGAAGGCAGTCACCTGGCACGGGCGCCGCGATGTCCGCGTGGACAACGTCGACGACCCCGCCATACTCGAACCGACCGACGCGATCGTGCGCATCACATCGAGCGGAATCTGCGGCTCTGACCTGCACCTCTACGAGGTGCTCGGCATGTTCATGGACGAGGGCGACATCCTGGGCCACGAGCCGATGGGCATCGTCGAGGAGGTCGGCTCCCAGGTCGAGCACATCGCCCCCGGCGACCGCGTCGTCGTGCCCTTCAACATCTCCTGCGGCCACTGCTACATGTGCGACCAGCAGCTGTTCTCCCAGTGTGAGAGCACCCAGGTGCACGAGCATCACAAGGGCGCCGCGCTGTTCGGCTACACGCGCCTCTACGGCAGCGTCCCCGGCGGCCAGGCCGAATACCTGCGCGTCCCCCAGGCGCACTTCGGCCCCATCAAGGTGCCAGAGGGCCCGCCCGACACGCGCTTCGTCCTGCTCTCCGACGTCCTGCCCACCGCGTGGCAGGCGGTCGAGTACGCCGCCATCCCCGATGGCGGCTCGGTGACGGTGTTCGGGCTCGGCCCGATCGGCCAGATGTGCTGCCGGATCGCGAAGCGCCGCGGCGCCGCGCGGGTGATCGGCGTCGACCTCGTCGCCGAGCGGCTCGCGATGGCCGAGCGGCACGGCATCGAGACGCTCGACGTGAACGTCGTCGGCGACATCCCGGCAGCCGTGCAGGAGCGCACGGGCGGCCGCGGCACCGACAGCGTGATCGACGCGGTCGGCATGGAGGCGCACGGAGCGCCGTTCGGCAAGCTCGCACAGCGCATGGCGGGGATGCTCCCCGACTCGGTCGCGGCAGCGATGATCTCGAAGGCCGGGCTCGACCGGCTGAGCGTCCTGCACACGGCGATCGAGACCGTCCGGCGCGGGGGCACCGTCTCGCTCAGCGGCGTCTACGGCGGCCAGGCCGATCCGATGCCGATGATGACCCTCTTCGACAAGCAGGTGCAGCTGCGCATGGGGCAGGCAAACGTCCGCCGCTGGGTGGACGACATCATGCCGCTGCTGACCGCCGACGACGACCCCCTCGGCCTCGACGATTTGGTCACGCACCAGATGCCGCTCGAGGACGCGCCGCTCGCCTACGAGCTGTTCCAGAAGAAGCGCGACGGCGCGGTCAAGATCCTGCTCACCCCCTGA